In the genome of Coregonus clupeaformis isolate EN_2021a chromosome 11, ASM2061545v1, whole genome shotgun sequence, one region contains:
- the LOC121577143 gene encoding prostaglandin E2 receptor EP4 subtype-like → MNDTYNFTTHTVPDKSAAAMALPVFMFAVGVIGNIIAIAALSGSKQGRKSSAFFALVCGLAVTDLLGTCLASPITIATYLDKNVLYDRHLCEFHSFLLLFFGVAGLSIICAMSAERYLAICCPYTYQRWGIGQHFARKCLFCIYLTNIVFCCLPVMGMTESMSQPSKTWCFINWMAHEPLSVAYSFLYASVSFLLILMTIVLNFAVCGTLLIMHRKKIQSPVTRGSTRARWTALSSGVEAQMMTVLMVTSVVVLGCSAPLVVRVFANQISREDNSHADLKAIRIAAVNAILDPWIYILLRRTLFSKIRRFSKRVYISRKGKEPMLPVKSSQRTLHYQGDITNTHVFTHLREALCSSTNINQLSASLQVSPHHAGGTNIPAEKVCTCSLPLML, encoded by the exons ATGAACGATACATATAATTTCACTACACACACTGTGCCTGACAAGTCAGCTGCAGCGATGGCTTTACCTGTATTTATGTTTGCAGTTGGTGTCATTGGAAATATAATAGCAATAGCCGCTCTATCTGGATCTAAGCAAGGGCGCAAATCGTCCGCGTTCTTCGCCCTAGTTTGCGGTTTGGCTGTCACCGATCTTCTTGGAACTTGTCTGGCCAGCCCAATCACTATAGCCACTTACCTCGACAAAAATGTGCTATATGACCGTCATCTTTGTGAATTCCATTCCTTTTTGTTGCTGTTCTTCGGAGTGGCTGGACTAAGTATTATATGCGCAATGTCTGCTGAGCGCTACCTCGCAATATGCTGCCCTTACACATACCAAAGATGGGGAATTGGCCAACATTTTGCGCGCAAGTGCTTGTTTTGCATTTATCTCACCAACATTGTATTTTGTTGTCTCCCAGTGATGGGTATGACTGAAAGCATGAGCCAGCCCTCCAAAACCTGGTGCTTCATCAACTGGATGGCTCATGAGCCGTTGTCTGTAGCCTATTCGTTTTTATATGCCAGTGTGAGTTTTCTACTCATATTGATGACGATAGTCCTCAACTTTGCAGTTTGTGGCACTCTATTGATAATGCATCGCAAGAAAATCCAAAGTCCAGTTACAAGAGGGAGCACACGGGCGCGTTGGACAGCGCTTTCCTCCGGCGTGGAAGCCCAAATGATGACGGTGCTCATGGTGACCTCCGTGGTGGTTTTAGGTTGCTCAGCCCCGCTGGTG GTGCGCGTATTTGCTAACCAGATATCACGGGAAGATAATTCCCATGCAGATTTGAAGGCTATTCGGATTGCCGCCGTCAACGCCATCCTTGACCCTTGGATCTACATTCTGCTGAGAAGGACTCTGTTCAGTAAGATTAGGAGATTCTCTAAACGGGTTTACATTAGTCGAAAAGGCAAAGAACCCATGTTACCAGTCAAATCGTCACAAAGAACTTTGCACTACCAAGGAGATATTACAAACACCCATGTATTCACACACCTCCGTGAAGCACTGTGCAGCAGCACCAACATCAACCAACTGTCAGCCAGTCTCCAGGTGAGCCCACATCACGCAGGGGGGACAAACATACCTGCGGAAA aagtgtgcacttgttcacttcccctCATGCTTTAG